A portion of the Pithys albifrons albifrons isolate INPA30051 chromosome 1, PitAlb_v1, whole genome shotgun sequence genome contains these proteins:
- the LOC139671576 gene encoding protein O-glucosyltransferase 3-like isoform X7: protein MRYRMYGSVTKGLKIEILYGDQHVAQSPYILKGPVYHEYCDCPEEDPEVWQNIMSCPSQEAQITKDFISFPTIDLQRMLKEIPAKFSQTRGAIVHYTILNNHIYRRSLGKYTDFKMFSDEMFLSLARKVRLPDVEFYVNVGDWPVEYRKANDTPGPIPVISWCGSVDSRDIVLPTYDVTHSTLETLRGVTNDLLSIQGNTGPLWENKTERALFRGRDSREERLHLVKLSKENPELLDAGITGYFFFREKEKELGKVQLMGFFDFFKYKYQVNVDGTVAAYRFPYLLLGDSLILKQDSQYYEHFYIGLKPWKHYVPVKRNLEDLLEKIKWAKEKDEEARKIAKEGQLMGRELLQPHRFYCYYYKVLQEYAKRQASKPEIRDGMELVPQPDERDSVCSCHRKKPLREDL from the exons ATGCGGTATCGGATGTATGGGAGTGTCACAAAAGGCTTAAAAATTGAGATACTTTATGGTGATCAGCATGTAGCTCAATCTccttatattttaaaag gaccagtttatcatgAATATTGTGACTGTCCGGAAGAAGACCCTGAGGTCTGGCAGAACATTATGTCTTGTCCTTCTCAAGAAGCCCAGATTACAAAAGacttcatttcttttcccaCCATTGACCTTCAGCGAATGCTTAAGGAAATCCCAGCAAAGTTCAGTCAGACAAGAGGTGCTATTGTTCATTACACTATTCTCAATAATCACATCTACCGTCGCTCTTTAGGGAAGTACACAGACTTCAAAATGTTCTCTGATGAAATGTTCCTGTCACTGGCAAGAAAG GTTCGTCTTCCTGATGTGGAATTTTATGTTAATGTTGGAGACTGGCCAGTTGAGTATCGGAAAGCTAATGATACCCCTGGCCCTATACCTGTCATCTCATGGTGTGGCTCTGTGGATTCTAGAGATATAGTCCTTCCAACATATGATGTAACCCACTCGACTCTTGAAACCCTGCGTGGAGTCACAAATGATCTGCTTTCCATTCAAGGAAATACAG GCCCActctgggaaaacaaaactgagcGAGCTTTGTTTAGAGGCCGAGACAGCCGGGAAGAACGTCTCCATCTTGTCAAGTTATCCAAGGAAAATCCGGAACTATTAGATGCTGGAATAACAGGATATttcttcttcagagaaaaagaaaaagagctgggAAAGGTTCAGCTGATGGGCTTCTTTGACTTCTTTAAG TACAAATACCAAGTGAACGTAGATGGCACTGTAGCAGCTTACAGGTTTCCATACCTGTTGCTGGGTGACAGTCTAATATTGAAGCAAGATTCCCAGTACTATGAACACTTTTATATTGGATTAAAACCTTGGAAACATTATGTTCCAGTTAAGAGAAACTTAGAGGACTTgctagagaaaataaaatgggcTAAG GAAAAAGAtgaagaagcaagaaaaattgCTAAAGAAGGACAATTAATGGGAAGAGAATTACTTCAGCCTCATAGGTTTTACTGCTACTATTATAAAGTGCTCCAG GAATACGCCAAACGCCAAGCCAGCAAACCTGAAATACGGGATGGAATGGAACTTGTACCTCAGCCTGATGAGAGGGACTCAGTATGCAGTTGCCACAGGAAAAAGCCTTTAAGGGAAGATCTATAA
- the LOC139671576 gene encoding protein O-glucosyltransferase 3-like isoform X6, whose translation MNIVTVRKKTLRSGRTLCLVLLKKPRLQKTSFLFPPLTFSECLRKSQQSSVRQEVRLPDVEFYVNVGDWPVEYRKANDTPGPIPVISWCGSVDSRDIVLPTYDVTHSTLETLRGVTNDLLSIQGNTGPLWENKTERALFRGRDSREERLHLVKLSKENPELLDAGITGYFFFREKEKELGKVQLMGFFDFFKYKYQVNVDGTVAAYRFPYLLLGDSLILKQDSQYYEHFYIGLKPWKHYVPVKRNLEDLLEKIKWAKEKDEEARKIAKEGQLMGRELLQPHRFYCYYYKVLQEYAKRQASKPEIRDGMELVPQPDERDSVCSCHRKKPLREDL comes from the exons atgAATATTGTGACTGTCCGGAAGAAGACCCTGAGGTCTGGCAGAACATTATGTCTTGTCCTTCTCAAGAAGCCCAGATTACAAAAGacttcatttcttttcccaCCATTGACCTTCAGCGAATGCTTAAGGAAATCCCAGCAAAGTTCAGTCAGACAAGAG GTTCGTCTTCCTGATGTGGAATTTTATGTTAATGTTGGAGACTGGCCAGTTGAGTATCGGAAAGCTAATGATACCCCTGGCCCTATACCTGTCATCTCATGGTGTGGCTCTGTGGATTCTAGAGATATAGTCCTTCCAACATATGATGTAACCCACTCGACTCTTGAAACCCTGCGTGGAGTCACAAATGATCTGCTTTCCATTCAAGGAAATACAG GCCCActctgggaaaacaaaactgagcGAGCTTTGTTTAGAGGCCGAGACAGCCGGGAAGAACGTCTCCATCTTGTCAAGTTATCCAAGGAAAATCCGGAACTATTAGATGCTGGAATAACAGGATATttcttcttcagagaaaaagaaaaagagctgggAAAGGTTCAGCTGATGGGCTTCTTTGACTTCTTTAAG TACAAATACCAAGTGAACGTAGATGGCACTGTAGCAGCTTACAGGTTTCCATACCTGTTGCTGGGTGACAGTCTAATATTGAAGCAAGATTCCCAGTACTATGAACACTTTTATATTGGATTAAAACCTTGGAAACATTATGTTCCAGTTAAGAGAAACTTAGAGGACTTgctagagaaaataaaatgggcTAAG GAAAAAGAtgaagaagcaagaaaaattgCTAAAGAAGGACAATTAATGGGAAGAGAATTACTTCAGCCTCATAGGTTTTACTGCTACTATTATAAAGTGCTCCAG GAATACGCCAAACGCCAAGCCAGCAAACCTGAAATACGGGATGGAATGGAACTTGTACCTCAGCCTGATGAGAGGGACTCAGTATGCAGTTGCCACAGGAAAAAGCCTTTAAGGGAAGATCTATAA